A single genomic interval of Danio aesculapii chromosome 5, fDanAes4.1, whole genome shotgun sequence harbors:
- the las1l gene encoding ribosomal biogenesis protein LAS1L, with protein MKKETVGKTRHVVPWMNKAEYEHVLEYLYSKEPALQKHALHRISAWKGRFGQSTPVAVESTADLVRCQVLDSTGQLEANDLVLLYGMALVRFVNLITERQQKKVAKPLRRLARKINIPEWVVNLRHDLTHRRLPSLKWCRKGCGFVLDWLHQEYWSRQMGNRLTEDWNSSSDDEGEDEVVKRHEGDLLSRQREIEAHKKIRELLISYEREQFQTYEELAKQGGQGGVWPDASADLSWILTQIKHFTTESRDVLGDVLIQDGFLIPTTEQLESLNVDPSEDSVDVFSPCLPRVFFHFWLPLLRVLNSSGFINMILDKLFSELSNEPSTQRMYYIACWISEIVLCNSKTETKAHRKQKVSKERIFVNRLHFRWHSLISACVNAPCPATPFLLRQILSDMDKPLPPDAQKNLLQLCSIYTQGYHCDPSAGPSDPAEPVYTLQNLQERLKSKTSQNRDVHSSNHTPRTMQTPPTEELQEKLSAETLQERNSALQGSAWTVCTDKVPWKHYPLGKVPGQPEDPSCLVVESFSTFTVFDQQVELDQLPQQHGNRSVPIQSRGASGSDGLLWTHSDMSKLKAGLTLF; from the exons ATGAAGAAAGAAACGGTGGGGAAGACGCGTCACGTCGTGCCCTGGATGAACAAAGCGGAGTACGAGCATGTGCTGGAGTATTTGTACTCGAAAGAGCCCGCGCTGCAGAAACACGCACTGCACAGGATCTCCGCGTGGAAGGGCAG GTTTGGACAAAGCACGCCGGTGGCCGTGGAGAGCACAGCTGACCTCGTCCGGTGTCAGGTGCTGGACAGCACAGGCCAGCTGGAGGCCAATGACCTGGTGCTGCTCTATGGCATGGCACTGGTTAG GTTTGTTAATCTCATCACAGAACGGCAACAGAAGAAAGTCGCTAAACCCTTACGAAGGTTAGCCAGAAAA ATTAACATCCCAGAGTGGGTGGTAAACCTCAGGCATGACCTGACGCACCGCAGACTCCCTTCACTGAAGTGGTGCAGAAAAG GTTGTGGTTTTGTGCTGGACTGGCTGCATCAGGAGTACTGGTCCCGTCAGATGGGCAATCGGCTCACAGAGGACTGGAACTCTTCATCAGATGATGAGGGTGAAGATGAGGTTGTTAAAAGGCATGAGGGAGATCTACTTAGCAGACAGAGAGAGATTGAAGCACACA AAAAAATCAGAGAACTACTCATCTCTTATGAACGAGAACAGTTTCAG ACATATGAAGAACTGGCAAAGCAGGGCGGGCAGGGTGGCGTGTGGCCAGATGCCAGCGCTGACCTCAGCTGGATCTTGACGCAGATCAAACACTTCACCACAGagtccag AGATGTTCTCGGGGATGTTTTAATTCAGGATGGATTCCTGATTCCTACCACAGAACAGCTGGAGTCTTTAAATGTTGATCCCTCAG aggacTCTGTTGATGTGTTCTCTCCATGCCTTCCTCGAGTGTTTTTCCACTTCTGGTTGCCATTATTGAGGGTTTTAAATTCGTCCGGCTTTATAAATATGATCCTTGACAAACTGTTCAGTGAGCTGTCGAACGAGCCGTCCACTCAAAGAATGTACTACATCGCCTGCTGGATCTCTGAAATTGTACTCTGCAACAGCAAAA CTGAAACGAAGGCTCACAGAAAACAAAAAGTCTCAAAAGAGAGGATCTTTGTGAACCGATTACATTTTCGATGGCACAGTCTGATTTCGGCATGTGTGAATGCACCATGTCCAGCGACACCATTCCTTCTGCGACA gattttgAGTGACATGGACAAGCCCCTCCCACCTGATGCCCAGAAGAACCTGCTTCAACTGTGCAGCATTTACACACAGGGTTATCATTGTGACCCATCCGCTGGACCATCAGACCCTGCTGAGCCTGTGTACACCCTCCAGAACCTTCAGGAGAGACTGAAGAGTAAAACCTCGCAGAACAGAGATGTCCACTCCTCTAACCACACCCCCAGAACAATGCAGACTCCACCCACTGAGGAGCTCCAGGAGAAGCTGAGCGCAGAAACTTTGCAGGAGAGAAACTCGGCACTACAAGGATCAGCATGGACTGTCTGCACAG ATAAAGTCCCCTGGAAACACTATCCGCTAGGAAAGGTTCCAGGACAACCAGAGGACCCCTCATGTTTAGTGGTGGAGTCGTTTTCCACATTCACTGTGTTTGACCAGCAGGTGGAGCTGGATCAACTCCCACAGCAACATGGCAACAGGAG CGTTCCCATTCAAAGCAGAGGAGCCAGTGGATCTGATGGGCTGCTTTGGACTCACAGTGATATGAGCAAACTGAAAGCTGGACTCACACTATTCTGA